In the genome of Phlebotomus papatasi isolate M1 chromosome 2, Ppap_2.1, whole genome shotgun sequence, one region contains:
- the LOC129803079 gene encoding dynein light chain roadblock-type 2, translated as MSQEVEETLKRIQSHKGVVGTIVVNNEGIPVKSTLDNTTTVQYAGLMSQLADKARSVVRDLDPSNDLTFLRVRSKKHEIMVAPDKDFILLVIQNPTD; from the exons ATG TCACAAGAAGTAGAAGAGACTCTCAAGAGGATTCAGTCCCATAAAGGCGTAGTCGGGACAATTGTTGTGAACAACGAAG GCATTCCTGTTAAGAGTACCCTTGACAACACCACGACCGTACAGTATGCGGGACTGATGAGTCAGCTGGCAGACAAGGCCAGGAGCGTGGTGAGGGACTTGGACCCATCGAATGACCTCACCTTCCTCCGGGTCAGATCAAAGAAGCATGAGATAATGGTAGCTCCCGACAAGGATTTCATCCTTCTCGTCATTCAAAATCCTACAGattga
- the LOC129800271 gene encoding dynein light chain roadblock-type 2-like has translation MEKIDKEELLRYIDECFDKISDKNDILEIIAMDDNNDPIKSTIRDRQLNLDYTGLFGSLLMKARRAVRLIDANDQLVEVRVRTKKHETFITPDIYVTFITVQNPIDKI, from the exons ATGGAAAAAATTGATAAGGAAGAACTCCTTCGCTATATTGATGAATGCTTTGATAAAATTTCCGATAAGAATGATATTCTTGAGATAATTGCTATGGATGACAACA ATGATCCAATTAAAAGTACAATTAGAGATCGTCAACTGAATTTAGACTACACTGGACTGTTTGGGTCACTGTTGATGAAGGCGAGGCGTGCAGTGAGATTGATTGATGCCAATGATCAACTTGTGGAAGTTCGCGTTAGGACAAAAAAGCACGAAACTTTCATTACGCCGGATATCTACGTTACATTCATCACAGTTCAAAATCCCattgataaaatataa